A genome region from Geobacter pickeringii includes the following:
- a CDS encoding cytochrome C oxidase subunit IV family protein — MTAQRTYIAIWLALLVLTGITWGVSYLDLGLGNAAAALAIASLKAALVALYFMHLRNEGRLVWAFALFPLGFLALIIFGTLSDTLFR; from the coding sequence ATGACCGCCCAACGCACCTACATCGCCATCTGGCTGGCGCTCCTCGTCCTGACGGGGATCACCTGGGGGGTCTCCTACCTGGACCTGGGGCTCGGGAACGCCGCGGCGGCCCTGGCCATCGCCTCGCTGAAGGCGGCGCTGGTGGCGCTCTACTTCATGCACCTGCGCAATGAGGGGAGGCTCGTCTGGGCCTTCGCCCTCTTCCCCCTGGGGTTTCTGGCGCTGATAATCTTCGGGACGCTGTCGGACACGCTGTTCCGCTGA
- a CDS encoding glycosyltransferase family 1 protein produces the protein MDFVRSIHRFTVLPTLSGELAPLQKLAYNLWWTWEPEGVELFKRLDIDLWQQTRHNPVEMLGILQQTTLEKLVADEGFMSQLQRVSEKFRDYMGARTWFDRSCNGGKSLIAAYFSMEFGLHESLPTYSGGLGILAGDHLKSASDLGIPLVGIGLLYRQGYFRQYLNIEGWQQELYPENDFYNLPLRLERDESGEPVAVVLDMAGRTVTAHIWSVQVGRVPLYLLDTNLEGNAPEDREITAQLYGGDQEMRIRQEILLGVGGIRALHQLGITPNVCHMNEGHAAFLALERTRLLMEEHGLSFAEAMEAVRAGNIFTTHTPVDAGIDHFPPDLLERYLGRLYRSLGISREEFLGLGRINPRNLNETFCMAVLALKLANHANGVSQLHGEISRRMWKNLWPELPDEHIPITSVTNGVHTKTWLSNEMAGLLTRYLGSRWREDSTDPVLWKRVANIPDSELWRTHERCRERLVLFARRRLKDHLRQVGATAKEIAAAEEVLDPEALTIGFARRFATYKRGTLLFRDLARLERILGSSDRPVQIIFAGKAHPHDVEGKELIREIFQHSIGGRFRGKIVFIEDYDMAVARHLVQGVDVWLNTPRRPLEASGTSGMKVAFNGGLNMSVLDGWWPEGYRGNNGWAIGNGEVYDDVDYQNEVESRAIYDLLEKEIVPLFYDRGTDDIPRGWLSCIKASLQTLCPLFSTERMVQEYTQLCYLPAYGQWEKLSGDRLALAVDLTRWKGEMHRGWSQVRVTRLDAGATAEVPLGAAIPVTAEVSLGDILPDQVTVDLYCGVLDSRGNIVGGELLPLSHGGAVSDGLHRFAGKIEPHFCGRHGFMVRVMPRHPKIGPVYEQGLLAWG, from the coding sequence ATGGATTTTGTCCGCAGCATCCACCGGTTCACCGTCCTCCCGACCCTCAGCGGTGAACTGGCCCCCCTGCAGAAGCTTGCCTACAACCTCTGGTGGACCTGGGAGCCCGAAGGGGTCGAGCTCTTCAAGCGGCTCGACATCGACCTCTGGCAGCAGACCCGCCACAACCCGGTGGAGATGCTCGGCATCCTCCAGCAGACGACGCTGGAGAAGCTGGTGGCCGACGAGGGGTTCATGTCGCAGCTCCAGCGGGTCAGCGAGAAGTTCCGCGACTACATGGGGGCCCGCACCTGGTTCGACCGCAGCTGCAACGGCGGGAAAAGCCTCATCGCCGCCTACTTCTCCATGGAGTTCGGTCTCCACGAATCGCTCCCCACCTACTCCGGCGGGCTCGGCATCCTGGCGGGCGACCACCTGAAATCGGCCAGCGACCTCGGCATCCCCCTGGTGGGGATCGGGCTCCTCTACCGCCAGGGATACTTCCGCCAGTACCTCAACATCGAGGGGTGGCAGCAGGAGCTCTACCCCGAGAACGACTTCTACAACCTGCCGCTGCGCCTGGAACGGGACGAGAGCGGCGAGCCGGTGGCGGTGGTGCTCGACATGGCGGGGCGGACGGTGACGGCCCACATCTGGAGCGTGCAGGTGGGGCGGGTCCCCCTCTACCTCCTCGACACGAACCTGGAGGGGAATGCCCCGGAGGACCGGGAGATCACGGCCCAGCTCTACGGCGGCGACCAGGAGATGCGGATCCGCCAGGAGATCCTCCTCGGCGTCGGCGGCATCCGGGCCCTGCACCAGCTCGGCATCACCCCCAACGTCTGCCACATGAACGAGGGGCACGCGGCGTTCCTGGCCCTGGAGCGAACCCGGCTCCTGATGGAGGAGCACGGCCTGAGCTTCGCGGAGGCGATGGAGGCGGTACGGGCCGGCAACATCTTCACCACCCACACCCCGGTGGACGCCGGCATCGACCACTTCCCCCCCGACCTCCTGGAGCGGTACCTAGGGCGCCTCTACCGCTCCCTCGGCATCTCCCGCGAAGAGTTCCTGGGGCTCGGCCGGATCAATCCCCGCAACCTCAACGAGACCTTCTGCATGGCGGTCCTCGCCCTGAAGCTCGCCAACCATGCCAACGGCGTCAGCCAGCTCCACGGCGAGATCTCGCGGCGGATGTGGAAGAACCTCTGGCCCGAGCTCCCCGACGAGCATATCCCCATCACCTCCGTCACCAACGGCGTCCACACCAAGACCTGGCTCTCCAACGAGATGGCGGGGCTCCTCACCCGCTACCTGGGATCCCGCTGGCGCGAGGACTCCACCGATCCGGTCCTCTGGAAGCGGGTCGCCAACATCCCCGACTCGGAGCTCTGGCGGACCCACGAGCGGTGCCGCGAACGGCTCGTCCTCTTCGCCCGCCGCCGTCTGAAGGACCACCTCCGGCAGGTGGGGGCCACCGCCAAGGAGATCGCCGCGGCGGAGGAGGTCCTGGACCCGGAGGCCCTCACCATCGGCTTCGCGCGCCGCTTCGCCACCTACAAGCGGGGGACCCTCCTCTTCCGCGATCTGGCGCGGCTCGAAAGGATCCTCGGCAGCAGCGACCGGCCGGTGCAGATCATCTTCGCCGGCAAGGCCCACCCCCACGACGTGGAGGGGAAGGAGCTGATCCGCGAGATCTTCCAGCACTCCATCGGCGGGCGCTTCCGGGGGAAGATCGTCTTCATCGAGGACTACGACATGGCGGTGGCGCGACACCTGGTGCAGGGGGTGGACGTCTGGCTCAACACCCCCCGCCGCCCCCTGGAGGCGAGTGGCACCAGCGGCATGAAGGTCGCCTTCAACGGGGGGCTCAACATGAGCGTCCTGGACGGCTGGTGGCCCGAGGGGTACCGGGGGAACAACGGCTGGGCCATCGGCAACGGCGAGGTCTACGACGACGTCGACTACCAGAACGAGGTGGAGAGCCGCGCCATTTACGACCTGCTGGAGAAAGAGATCGTCCCCCTCTTTTATGACCGGGGGACCGACGACATCCCCCGCGGCTGGCTCTCCTGCATCAAGGCGAGCCTCCAGACCCTCTGCCCCCTCTTCAGCACCGAGCGGATGGTGCAGGAGTACACCCAGCTCTGCTACCTTCCCGCCTACGGCCAGTGGGAGAAGCTCTCCGGCGACCGGCTCGCCCTCGCCGTCGACCTCACCCGGTGGAAGGGGGAGATGCACCGGGGATGGAGCCAGGTCCGGGTCACCCGCCTGGATGCGGGGGCCACCGCCGAGGTTCCCCTCGGAGCGGCCATCCCGGTGACGGCGGAGGTCTCCCTCGGCGACATCCTCCCCGACCAGGTGACGGTGGATCTCTACTGCGGCGTCCTCGACTCCCGGGGAAACATCGTCGGCGGCGAACTGCTCCCCCTCTCCCACGGCGGGGCCGTCAGCGACGGGCTGCACCGCTTCGCCGGGAAGATCGAGCCCCATTTCTGCGGCAGGCACGGCTTCATGGTGCGGGTCATGCCCCGGCACCCGAAGATCGGCCCGGTCTACGAGCAGGGGCTCCTCGCCTGGGGGTGA
- a CDS encoding EscU/YscU/HrcU family type III secretion system export apparatus switch protein produces MAEYERDRKAVALTYKEGQYAPQVVAKGYGVAAEAIIACAREAGVYVHQSPELVSQLMQVDLDGEIPPALYRAVAELLAWLHWLEQMEEAK; encoded by the coding sequence ATGGCGGAGTATGAACGGGACAGGAAAGCGGTGGCCCTCACCTACAAGGAGGGGCAGTACGCCCCCCAGGTGGTGGCGAAGGGATACGGCGTCGCCGCCGAGGCGATCATCGCCTGCGCGCGGGAGGCGGGGGTCTACGTCCACCAGTCTCCCGAGCTGGTGAGCCAGCTGATGCAGGTCGACCTCGACGGAGAGATTCCGCCGGCCCTCTACCGGGCGGTGGCGGAACTCCTCGCCTGGCTCCACTGGCTGGAGCAGATGGAGGAGGCGAAGTAA
- a CDS encoding cytochrome c oxidase subunit 3 family protein, whose translation MKGGAEESREERSYALDTARLGIWCFLATEVLLFGGLFTTYTVFRLRYPDLFHTEHLKLNRLLGAANTVILITSSLTMALAVAAARQGRRKRLRLFLLCTIVLAASFLGVKYLEWSDDFSRHLYPKTNLFFSLYFTMTGLHGIHVMAGMGVLGWLLARTRKGHFARASRTPVEIGGLYWHFVDLVWIYLFPLLYLVG comes from the coding sequence ATGAAAGGGGGGGCGGAAGAGAGCCGGGAGGAGCGGAGTTACGCCCTGGATACGGCCAGGCTCGGCATCTGGTGCTTCCTCGCCACGGAGGTCCTCCTCTTCGGCGGGCTCTTCACCACCTACACGGTCTTCCGGCTCCGCTACCCCGACCTCTTCCACACCGAGCACCTGAAGCTGAACCGTCTCCTGGGAGCGGCGAACACGGTGATCCTCATCACCAGCAGCCTCACCATGGCGCTGGCGGTGGCGGCGGCACGGCAGGGGCGCAGGAAGCGGCTTCGGCTCTTTCTCCTCTGCACCATCGTTTTGGCCGCCTCCTTCCTCGGGGTGAAGTACCTGGAGTGGAGCGACGACTTCAGCCGCCACCTCTACCCGAAGACCAACCTCTTCTTCTCCCTCTACTTCACCATGACGGGGCTCCACGGCATCCACGTCATGGCCGGGATGGGGGTACTCGGCTGGCTGCTGGCCCGGACGCGCAAAGGGCACTTCGCCCGCGCCTCCCGCACGCCGGTGGAGATCGGGGGGCTCTACTGGCACTTCGTGGACCTCGTCTGGATCTATCTCTTTCCGCTCCTCTATCTCGTGGGGTGA
- a CDS encoding sensor histidine kinase → MTLNSKLVTIMLTLLVIAVVTLFFLNEYSQNEMVREIQESSTVVSKAIQMSIEDLTSEYEADRSRLIEYMKEAKEKGVNEINIISNEGEIIDSSDPAKIGKKKELKKLVTGLRASPGARGGSGSVRPYNLVVPVIVGDEHLGYVQINLLLDNIRTIQHENLVNRVVATSLVFLLGITLTIFLAKRYTAPINNLADGVRRVADGDLSVTFPAQSGDEIGELARNCNEMVAKLRERESLEKRLYEAEHLSKVGQLASGIAHEIRNPLNYISLAIDHLKSEFQAACPDRQEQFVPLADKIKEEVRRANYMVVNFMNYGRPLKLRITELSYPDLLAKALPVLHDKLAEQRVTVEAHIPPDLPPLRADGEMLRNCVFNFVTNAAQAMPAGGTVTLGAAFDPEQRAFLLTFADQGGGIREEDVAKIFQPWFTTKEAGIGLGLAITERIIREHGGEIRVASTEGAGTTFTVVLPARPKETE, encoded by the coding sequence ATGACCCTCAACTCCAAACTGGTGACGATCATGCTGACGCTGCTCGTCATCGCCGTAGTCACCCTCTTTTTCCTCAACGAGTACAGCCAGAACGAGATGGTCCGGGAGATCCAGGAGAGCTCGACGGTGGTCTCCAAGGCGATCCAGATGAGCATCGAGGATCTCACCTCCGAGTACGAGGCCGACCGCTCCCGCCTCATCGAGTACATGAAGGAGGCGAAGGAGAAGGGGGTCAACGAGATCAACATCATCAGCAACGAGGGGGAGATCATCGACTCCTCGGACCCGGCGAAGATCGGCAAGAAGAAGGAGCTCAAGAAGCTGGTGACGGGGCTGCGCGCCTCCCCCGGCGCCCGGGGGGGGAGCGGCTCGGTCCGCCCTTACAACCTGGTGGTGCCGGTCATCGTCGGCGACGAGCACCTGGGGTACGTGCAGATCAACCTTCTGCTGGACAACATCCGGACCATCCAGCACGAGAACCTGGTCAACCGGGTGGTGGCGACCTCCCTCGTCTTCCTCCTCGGCATCACCCTCACCATCTTCCTCGCCAAGCGGTACACGGCCCCCATCAACAATCTGGCGGACGGGGTGCGGCGGGTGGCCGACGGGGACCTCTCCGTCACCTTTCCGGCCCAGAGCGGGGACGAGATCGGGGAGCTGGCCCGCAACTGCAACGAGATGGTGGCCAAGCTCCGGGAGCGGGAGTCGCTGGAGAAGCGGCTCTACGAGGCGGAACACCTCTCCAAGGTGGGGCAGCTCGCCTCGGGGATCGCCCACGAGATCCGCAACCCCCTGAACTACATCAGCCTCGCCATCGACCACCTGAAGAGTGAATTCCAGGCAGCCTGCCCCGACCGTCAGGAGCAGTTCGTCCCCCTGGCCGACAAGATCAAGGAGGAGGTCCGCCGGGCCAACTACATGGTGGTCAACTTCATGAACTACGGCCGGCCGCTCAAGCTGCGGATCACGGAGTTGTCGTACCCGGATCTGCTGGCAAAGGCGCTGCCGGTGCTCCACGACAAGCTCGCCGAGCAGCGGGTGACGGTGGAGGCCCACATCCCCCCCGACCTTCCCCCCTTGCGCGCCGACGGGGAGATGCTCCGCAACTGCGTCTTCAACTTCGTCACCAACGCGGCCCAGGCGATGCCTGCCGGCGGGACCGTCACCCTCGGCGCCGCCTTCGATCCGGAGCAGCGCGCCTTCCTCCTCACCTTCGCCGACCAGGGGGGGGGGATCCGCGAGGAGGACGTGGCGAAGATCTTCCAGCCGTGGTTCACCACCAAGGAGGCGGGCATCGGCCTTGGCCTGGCGATCACCGAACGGATCATCCGGGAGCACGGCGGCGAGATCCGCGTGGCGAGCACGGAGGGGGCGGGGACGACATTCACGGTGGTTCTGCCGGCACGACCAAAGGAGACGGAATGA
- a CDS encoding Txe/YoeB family addiction module toxin, translated as MNVTFTPTALDDLRYWLKTDKRQADRIFALLEEIRRTPFDGTGKPEPLRFQLAGCWSRRIDREHRLVYQVEESEIVVIACRYHY; from the coding sequence ATGAATGTCACATTCACTCCGACCGCACTCGATGACCTGCGTTACTGGCTAAAGACCGACAAACGTCAGGCTGACCGAATTTTCGCTCTTCTCGAAGAGATTCGTCGCACCCCTTTCGATGGGACCGGAAAACCGGAGCCGCTCCGCTTCCAGCTTGCGGGTTGCTGGTCCCGTCGGATCGACCGCGAACATCGTCTCGTATATCAGGTTGAAGAAAGCGAGATTGTCGTCATCGCCTGTCGTTACCATTACTGA
- a CDS encoding COX15/CtaA family protein has product MLGRITVGLFFLLLVWGNLVAGMKAGLACPDWPLCHGRVLPPFRLDIWMEFMHRVIAAVATLALLLLASRRLRQWRGMAKAVPVAAVTILGVEIVIGGMVVLLETPVNLTTLHFATGMGVFLLAAAMAAFEGNERTPAFPARGDAGLFLGLVFLVVCQAALGAYVRHAGAGLACPDFPACGGQWLPPLTSAGLAAHLSHRLFAYLILVTLAVFWVATRLDARLSPHRRSALALLVLGAAQVGIGGVVVLSGLSYVATACHLAVALAIVLVMGRMWSAAVKGEPA; this is encoded by the coding sequence ATGCTCGGCAGAATAACCGTGGGACTGTTTTTTCTCCTCCTCGTCTGGGGGAACCTGGTGGCGGGGATGAAGGCGGGGCTCGCCTGCCCCGACTGGCCCCTCTGCCATGGCCGGGTGCTCCCCCCCTTCCGGCTCGACATCTGGATGGAGTTTATGCACCGGGTGATCGCGGCGGTGGCGACCCTCGCGCTCCTCCTGCTGGCGAGCAGGCGCCTGCGGCAATGGCGGGGGATGGCAAAGGCGGTCCCTGTCGCGGCGGTGACGATCCTCGGGGTCGAGATCGTCATCGGCGGGATGGTGGTCCTGCTGGAGACCCCGGTGAACCTGACGACGCTCCACTTCGCCACCGGCATGGGGGTCTTCCTCCTCGCCGCCGCCATGGCCGCCTTCGAGGGGAATGAACGGACGCCGGCATTCCCGGCCCGGGGAGACGCGGGGCTCTTCCTCGGCCTCGTCTTCCTCGTGGTCTGCCAGGCGGCCCTCGGCGCCTACGTCCGCCACGCCGGGGCAGGGCTCGCCTGCCCCGACTTCCCGGCCTGCGGCGGCCAGTGGCTCCCCCCCCTCACCTCCGCGGGGCTCGCCGCCCACCTCTCCCACCGGCTCTTCGCCTACCTGATCCTCGTCACCCTGGCGGTCTTCTGGGTGGCGACCCGCCTCGACGCGCGGCTCTCCCCCCACCGCCGGAGCGCCCTGGCGCTTCTCGTGCTCGGCGCGGCGCAGGTGGGGATCGGCGGCGTGGTGGTCCTCTCGGGGCTCTCCTACGTGGCAACGGCGTGCCACCTGGCGGTGGCGCTCGCCATCGTCCTCGTCATGGGGAGGATGTGGTCGGCAGCCGTGAAGGGGGAACCCGCCTGA
- a CDS encoding sigma-54-dependent transcriptional regulator, producing MKGTILIVDDERGQREILQTILEGEGHRTVAVSGAREALETLEGREFDIILTDLKMQGMSGMELMEQVLTDDPQQCTIMMTAHGTVDSAVEAMKLGAFDYLEKPLERDNLLLTLRRALERVSLVKENRALHRKLEETNAIPNIIGAHPKMKEVYRVITKIAPTNSTVLIYGESGTGKELVASAIHDGSPRKEKPFFAINCAAIPETLMESELFGHEKGAFTGASSREIGIFEAADGGTVFLDEIGEMSVAMQAKLLRAIQTKEIRRVGGKVNVPVDVRILSATNRELEAEIRRGGFREDLFYRLNVIRINLPPLRERGSDIATLADFFVRKYSSQSGIGVKGISRPALKLVMNYSWPGNVRQLESVIERGVLMAESDQIEPSDLPIEVTEGLSQAGWVPFELPADGIQFEELEKNLIIKAMERADWVIAKAAPLLGMSYKTLQYRLEKFGIEKPG from the coding sequence ATGAAAGGGACCATTCTCATCGTTGACGACGAGCGCGGCCAGCGCGAGATCCTCCAGACGATCCTGGAGGGGGAGGGGCACCGGACGGTGGCGGTCTCCGGCGCCCGGGAGGCACTGGAGACGCTGGAAGGCAGGGAGTTCGACATCATCCTCACCGATCTGAAGATGCAGGGGATGTCGGGGATGGAGCTCATGGAGCAGGTCCTCACCGACGACCCCCAGCAGTGCACCATCATGATGACGGCCCACGGCACCGTGGACTCGGCGGTGGAGGCGATGAAGCTCGGCGCCTTCGACTACCTGGAGAAGCCGCTGGAGCGGGACAACCTCCTCCTCACCCTGCGGCGCGCCCTGGAGCGGGTGAGCCTCGTGAAGGAGAACCGGGCACTCCACCGGAAGCTGGAGGAGACCAACGCCATCCCCAACATCATCGGCGCCCACCCGAAGATGAAGGAGGTCTACCGGGTCATCACCAAGATCGCCCCCACCAACTCGACGGTCCTCATCTACGGCGAATCGGGGACCGGGAAGGAGCTGGTGGCCAGCGCCATCCACGACGGGAGCCCCCGCAAGGAGAAGCCGTTTTTCGCCATCAACTGCGCCGCCATCCCCGAAACCCTCATGGAGAGCGAGCTCTTCGGCCACGAAAAAGGGGCCTTCACCGGCGCCAGCAGCCGGGAGATCGGGATCTTCGAAGCGGCCGACGGGGGGACCGTCTTCCTCGACGAGATCGGCGAGATGAGCGTGGCGATGCAGGCAAAGCTCCTGCGCGCCATCCAGACCAAGGAGATCCGCCGGGTGGGGGGGAAGGTGAACGTCCCGGTGGATGTCCGGATCCTCTCCGCCACCAACCGGGAACTGGAGGCGGAGATCAGGAGGGGGGGGTTCCGGGAGGACCTCTTCTACCGGCTCAACGTCATCCGGATCAACCTCCCGCCGCTGCGGGAGCGGGGGAGCGACATCGCCACCCTGGCCGATTTTTTCGTCCGCAAGTACAGCAGCCAGTCCGGCATCGGCGTGAAGGGGATCTCCCGGCCGGCGCTGAAGCTCGTCATGAACTACAGCTGGCCCGGGAACGTCCGGCAGCTGGAGTCGGTCATCGAGCGGGGGGTTCTCATGGCGGAGAGCGATCAGATCGAGCCGTCCGACCTCCCGATCGAGGTGACGGAGGGGCTTTCCCAGGCCGGCTGGGTCCCCTTCGAGCTCCCCGCCGACGGGATCCAGTTCGAGGAACTGGAGAAGAACCTCATCATCAAGGCGATGGAGCGGGCCGACTGGGTCATCGCCAAGGCAGCGCCGCTGCTCGGCATGAGCTACAAGACCCTCCAGTACCGCCTGGAAAAATTCGGCATCGAAAAACCGGGGTAA
- a CDS encoding type II toxin-antitoxin system Phd/YefM family antitoxin, whose translation MNAITYSEARHSLKDVMDEACNNHEPILITRRKGENVVLLSLEDYESIMESEYLLSNPANAARLMQSLEEARAGKRTPLDALDL comes from the coding sequence ATGAACGCGATTACCTATAGCGAAGCTCGTCATTCTTTAAAGGATGTCATGGACGAAGCTTGTAACAACCACGAACCAATACTGATTACGCGTCGAAAAGGAGAGAACGTCGTCCTGTTGAGCCTTGAAGACTATGAGTCCATCATGGAAAGCGAATATCTGCTGTCCAACCCTGCCAATGCCGCACGGCTCATGCAATCGCTTGAAGAAGCCCGGGCGGGGAAACGTACCCCCCTGGATGCCCTTGATCTATGA
- the fliK gene encoding flagellar hook-length control protein FliK, translating into MEWTVQEREAEGGKGGRNWQTEVRIAFPRLGEVRAVLNLAGEGVAVSLVAAEEQTTALLSEGAGRLQENMEGAGITLSGLTVRHGGV; encoded by the coding sequence ATGGAGTGGACGGTGCAGGAACGGGAAGCGGAAGGGGGTAAGGGGGGGCGGAACTGGCAGACCGAGGTGCGGATCGCCTTTCCCCGCCTCGGCGAGGTCCGGGCGGTCCTCAATCTGGCAGGCGAAGGGGTCGCCGTCTCGCTGGTGGCGGCCGAGGAGCAGACCACGGCCCTCCTGTCGGAGGGAGCCGGGCGACTGCAGGAAAACATGGAAGGAGCCGGCATCACCCTTTCCGGCCTGACGGTGCGTCATGGCGGAGTATGA
- the hypA gene encoding hydrogenase maturation nickel metallochaperone HypA yields the protein MHEMSITQSVVEICEKNAEGRRVLAVTLEIGELSGVVPEAVEFCFEACTSGTLLEGARLAIERVPGRGECPACRAEMPVKTYFEPCPSCGAYGVRITAGEELRVKELEVE from the coding sequence GTGCACGAGATGTCCATAACCCAGAGCGTGGTGGAGATATGTGAGAAGAATGCGGAGGGGCGGCGGGTCCTGGCCGTGACCCTGGAGATCGGGGAGCTCTCCGGCGTCGTCCCCGAGGCGGTGGAGTTCTGCTTCGAGGCATGCACCAGCGGCACCCTCCTGGAAGGTGCCCGGCTTGCCATCGAGCGGGTGCCGGGGCGGGGCGAGTGCCCCGCCTGCCGTGCCGAGATGCCGGTCAAAACCTACTTCGAGCCATGCCCCTCCTGCGGGGCCTACGGCGTGCGGATCACCGCCGGGGAAGAGCTGCGGGTGAAGGAGCTGGAGGTGGAGTAG
- the cyoE gene encoding heme o synthase, producing MGEGIAATAPARGGSLLLLAKPGIVAAVVIEGFAGMALAARGMPAAESALACLAALALAAGGAAMLNSCLEAERDTCMARLARRTAILGRVGRGRAMAAALGLIAGGLGLALALLPPAAGLLIALAAASYIFLYTLWLKGRSPYSAVPGGIPGALPALIGYCAAAPALGVDGVALFLFMLLWQPPHFWTLALMYRDDYHRASVPVLPAVLGAPYTKVILFAYATALVPASLALWLFGPCSGRYAAAALILGGGFLATLWRTVVARERYGRAFAASIAYLLLLLAALAADMIVPRA from the coding sequence ATGGGAGAAGGAATCGCGGCAACGGCGCCGGCGCGCGGGGGATCGCTCCTGCTCCTGGCCAAGCCGGGGATCGTGGCGGCGGTCGTCATCGAGGGGTTCGCCGGCATGGCGCTGGCGGCCCGGGGGATGCCGGCGGCGGAGAGCGCCCTCGCCTGCCTCGCGGCCCTCGCGCTGGCGGCCGGCGGGGCGGCGATGCTCAACTCTTGCCTGGAGGCCGAGCGCGACACCTGCATGGCCCGCCTCGCCCGCCGGACGGCGATCCTCGGCCGGGTCGGCCGGGGGCGCGCCATGGCCGCGGCGCTCGGCCTCATCGCCGGGGGACTCGGGCTGGCGCTGGCGCTGCTCCCCCCCGCCGCCGGGCTCCTCATCGCCCTGGCGGCGGCGTCCTACATCTTCCTCTACACCCTCTGGCTCAAGGGGCGCTCCCCCTACAGCGCGGTGCCGGGGGGGATTCCGGGGGCGCTGCCGGCGCTCATCGGCTACTGCGCCGCCGCCCCGGCCCTCGGGGTCGACGGCGTGGCCCTCTTCCTCTTCATGCTCCTCTGGCAGCCTCCCCACTTCTGGACCCTGGCCCTCATGTACCGGGACGACTACCACCGGGCCAGCGTACCGGTCCTCCCCGCCGTCCTCGGCGCACCCTACACCAAGGTCATCCTCTTCGCCTACGCCACCGCGCTCGTCCCGGCCTCCCTCGCCCTCTGGCTCTTCGGCCCCTGCTCGGGGCGCTACGCCGCGGCGGCCCTCATCCTCGGCGGCGGCTTCCTCGCCACCCTCTGGCGCACCGTCGTGGCCCGGGAGCGCTACGGCCGCGCCTTCGCTGCCTCCATCGCCTACCTCCTCCTGCTGCTGGCCGCCCTGGCCGCGGATATGATCGTGCCGCGGGCATGA